From the genome of Azospirillum sp. TSA2s:
TGGCGCATGCCCAGCGCGGCGACAGCCCCGGCTGCCACCAGGGTCAGAGCCAGGCCGATGCTGAAACAGACGACCAGCGCGGCGCCGAGCGTGACCTCCTTGAGTTGGAGGCACAGCAGCAGAACGGTGATGGCCGCCGGACAGGGGATCAGCCCGCCGGTCAGGCCGAACAGCAGGATCTGTCCGTTGGTGACGTGCCGGCCGGCAAAGCGGCGCTGGATGTCGCGGGCATGCGCCCGCTCATGCGCATCCTGATAGTCTGACTGTCCGAGATCCAGTGCGCCGGCGTGGGCATGGGTGTGCCCGCCATGGCTCTGGCCGTGATCGTGGCCGTGATCGTGGTGGTCATGCCCGTGATGGTGATGATCATGCTCATGGTCATGATGATGGTGAGCATGTCCGGCCGTCTCGTGCCGCTGGTCCCGCCATGTCCGCGCCGCCATCCACAGCGCCACCGCAATGATCAACGCTGCCGAAGCGAGCTGGAAATAGGGCTCGGTCGTCTCGGCGTTCCAGCCTCGGCCGATCCACATCCCTCCAAGGGCCACGGCCCACACCACCGCCGTATGCGACAGCGTCGCGGCCAGACCGAGCAGGACCGCCTGGGCAACCGTGCCGCGGATGGCGACGATGAAGGCCGCCATCATCGTCTTGGAATGGCCCGGCTCCAGCCCGTGCAGCGCGCCGAGCAGGATGGCGCTCGGGATGAACAGCCAGGCGTTGGCGGCGCCTTGCTGCAGAAGGGCGGAGAATTCGGGCATCGCGGGTCTCTACAGGTATTTCGTGATCGCCTTGAACTCCGCGATCGATGCCCGCGCCTCGGCGGGCGTGGCGTCGACCGCCGCGTCCAGGCAGTGATCCAGATGATCGTGGATGAGCACCTTCTTGGCCTCGCGCACGGCGCTTTCCACCGCATGCAATTGCTGGGCGAGGTCGAGGCAGGGCCGGCCGGCTTCGATCATTTCGATGATGCCGCGCAGATGTCCATCCGCCCGCTTGAGGCGCTTTATGATGTCGGGGTGGCTGTGGTGAGTGCTCATGCCTAAATGGTATCCCCCCGGATAGGATATGGCAAGGCCGATGACGGTGCCTGCCGATCCGCCGCTTGTGCTTTGATGGCGCAGCATGTCGGGTGGAGTTGACCGCGCCCCCGTTCTTGCTCTATCCCCCTGGATAGGATCGCCGCGGTGACGAGCGCGGGCCGGGCATCCGCACCCGCCGATCCGACGGAGGTCTTATGGATGATTTCGCCGGTCTGGCCGGCCTGTTCAGCGCCGCGCTGCTGGCGGCGACGATCTTGCCGGCCCAGTCGGAGGTGATTCTGGCCGGCATGCATATGGCCGGGACCCATTCGACGCCGACGCTGGTGCTGGTCGCCACCATCGGCAACGTATTGGGCTCGGTGGTGAACTGGCTGCTCGGCCGCTACCTGATCCACTTCCGCGACCGCCGCTGGTTTCCGATCAAGGCCTCGCTGATCGACCGCGCCACCGCCTGGTATCAGAAATGGGGGGTGTGGTCGCTGCTGCTGGCCTGGGCGCCCTTCATCGGCGACCCGCTGACCCTGGTCGCCGGCATCCTGCGGGAGAATTTCTGGATATTCCTTCTGCTGGTGACCATCGGCAAGGCGGCCCGTTACGTGGCGCTGGTGGTCGCCTTCTGATAGCTTTTTACCGTTCAACCGAGGACCAACGATGTCGTCTTGCCCCTGCGGCTCCGGCCGTTCCTTCGAAGACTGCTGCGGCCCCATCCTGGCCGGGGAGCCGGCGCCGACCGCCGAGGCGCTGATGCGGTCCCGCTACACCGCCTTCGTCCGCCATGACCTCGACCATGTCGAGCGCACCCACGCTCCGGAGATCCGCGACGACTTCAACCGCGGCGAGGCGGAGCGGGTGGCGGAGGAGTCGGAATGGCAGCGGCTCGACATCCTGCGCGCCAGCGAGGAGGGCGACAGCGGGGTGGTGGAGTTCCAGATCCATTTCCGCCGCGACGGCAATGACATGCGCCACCACGAGCGGGCGAGTTTCCGCCGGGAGGATGGGCGGTGGCTCTATGTCAGCGGCGAGGTCAACCCGAAGGGCGAGCCGCGCCGGGTGGTCAAGGTCGGGCGCAACGAGCCCTGCCCCTGCGGGTCGGGCAAGAAATACAAAGCCTGC
Proteins encoded in this window:
- a CDS encoding nickel/cobalt efflux transporter codes for the protein MPEFSALLQQGAANAWLFIPSAILLGALHGLEPGHSKTMMAAFIVAIRGTVAQAVLLGLAATLSHTAVVWAVALGGMWIGRGWNAETTEPYFQLASAALIIAVALWMAARTWRDQRHETAGHAHHHHDHEHDHHHHGHDHHDHGHDHGQSHGGHTHAHAGALDLGQSDYQDAHERAHARDIQRRFAGRHVTNGQILLFGLTGGLIPCPAAITVLLLCLQLKEVTLGAALVVCFSIGLALTLVAAGAVAALGMRHAERRWSEAFGKFARRAPYLSSAVIILVGIFVGVHALQGLGLTLAWIGGPHLS
- a CDS encoding metal-sensing transcriptional repressor — protein: MSTHHSHPDIIKRLKRADGHLRGIIEMIEAGRPCLDLAQQLHAVESAVREAKKVLIHDHLDHCLDAAVDATPAEARASIAEFKAITKYL
- a CDS encoding YqaA family protein yields the protein MDDFAGLAGLFSAALLAATILPAQSEVILAGMHMAGTHSTPTLVLVATIGNVLGSVVNWLLGRYLIHFRDRRWFPIKASLIDRATAWYQKWGVWSLLLAWAPFIGDPLTLVAGILRENFWIFLLLVTIGKAARYVALVVAF
- a CDS encoding YchJ family protein, giving the protein MSSCPCGSGRSFEDCCGPILAGEPAPTAEALMRSRYTAFVRHDLDHVERTHAPEIRDDFNRGEAERVAEESEWQRLDILRASEEGDSGVVEFQIHFRRDGNDMRHHERASFRREDGRWLYVSGEVNPKGEPRRVVKVGRNEPCPCGSGKKYKACCGK